Below is a genomic region from Eupeodes corollae chromosome 1, idEupCoro1.1, whole genome shotgun sequence.
TCCGAACATAGGAACTCCAATGAAGGGCTTGCTAAGGAAAATCGACTCAGTCGTACTTAGCAGTCCCCCATGAGTGATGAATAATTTGACATTAGGATGAGCCAAGATATCTTGCTGAGGGAACCAATCGCTAATAAATACATTGTCACTCTTTCCGGGTAAGTTTTGATCCTCGAACTTCCACATAACTTTTTGTTTGAGCGACTTAAACGTTTTAAGGATAGCATCACGTTTTTCAGCTGGTAGCAAGGCACTTTTCAGATTCGAACCCATTGAGAAGTAAATGGCACCATCCTTAGCTGAATCTAAGAACTTCTTCATTTCAGCTGGTAAAGGCTTTTGCTTTCGATCTATGTGCATGCCTCCGACTTCGATCATATTTGGCATGTATGGTCGTGGAAACCCAAGCGAAACGTGGGCGTTCAGTAAAACCAAAGCAGTGTTCTTGCGAATTTGGTCTAATCCCATTTTTGATTTTGGGAAGTATCGATTGAAAAGTTCACGTTGTCTTGGCATGTATAACGTATGGAAGAATACTGTTTCAATAGTATTTACTGCTAAATTGGAAATCCGGCCTAAAAGTGACATTCGATGAGTAAGTGGCAGGAATGGATTGGGCACATATGATGGCGGTGATGGTGATCCCACCAAGTCAGTGTTCCACTGGGTGGCACCAAAAGTACTCAAACCAATGAGTGGTGCATTGAAATGCTCAGCAAGACCAAAAAGTGCTTCGCTGACAAAAACCTCACACACTACAACGTCAAACTTTTTTCCCGAAGCCATTAGCTGTTTTAGTGAAGACTCTCCTAATGTACTATTGGTGATTAAAATTCCCATATCAAAAATTCCTAAGAAACCCTGAATGATGCTTTGGTCCCgtaaatttataatattgtctGCACGAGCTGAAAATATAAGGAAAGAAAAGTtattaatagaaaacaaataataaagtatTTGATAAGAATATAGTCAAAATGCACGACTGAATCACAATCAAATGGTTGGTTACTATCAAAGCGAGTGTGCACATTATGATTAGATCAAAGAACAGATTAATAATACTTCATTTATATAgtttattaaaatcttttaagactGACGTAATAGTACCGGGTTTATTAGGCAGCTCACTCACGTGCCGGTGCAGTTTCGATATTTACCACaagtaattttctttgttttttcgttttttaaaaaagaaaaattaaggcactaataaaaatttataatataattttttaagaaaagttctAGACTGTAACTGTGTGACGAAAGTATACCGACAGTTGATTCAATCCGTAAAGTGGTAAATATCGACTACAGAGTCGATCAGAGGGTGTGACCCATTTAACATAAAGAGGAGTTTCTTAGtactgcttaaaaatgttctttgatGTTGGTTTAAGGAGACTGACAAAATTACAAAACCATAATATTTATGCATCTtaactttatatttataatttcaagGGATATTGAGAACACTATTGCCCATCAGAAATGGTACTAACTAGTTTTACGGCTCTCTACATATTAAAGCATTTCAATATTgcaaaagttttctaaatattatttcgcagataaaataattttttgttcgaaaaacattggaggtgacaattattttgttttgttttttgtatttatatacctataatataaaatttaattcaagtcgctagtattattgtttcgtgagatattttgggttaatcaaaatgttcaccttttcaactacccataggaagttttgtaatcagtccgatttgtgaaattgaaaattttgacatttctcgacgtttcaatgtctcTAGAGTttgattacaatatttttagagaaatgacTGTGCGTGTGTGCGGgtgtatgtccgtacgtttggAATGTCGTCTATAGCtctagctcaagaaccagagatagcgacttcaattaaatttggtattacaaataataatgcagacaTAAGCAAAAACTCGCAAAAACTTGAGTGTGTGGTTAActtaaaatatctcacgaaacaaTAACGCAAGacacttgaattacattttaatttatatattgcaacgtgatgcgatgccaaacaaatatatttttgaaaaaaaaaaacccaattgACGGCTTTTTCTAAATcaagaaaacttgaaaaaaaatatttgccaccttgaaaattttaggaacaaaaaattattttatctccaaaacaattttatgcaacgagaagtaccgtttttaacatctggtaaagttttgagaaaattcaaattgatagttttttttataaaaaataaaaacctaaacaaaaatactaaaagttggtaaaaaataattttaactcaaatattttttcaaaactttgagattatggctttaaactaatttagtCCAAAAAGAAATACTGGTTATCACCATTCGGCGAATTCtggagaaaaataataaaaataaataaaaatacaaacattaaaacaggctgggatgcgactcacactaaTAAATTACCATctcgtctttcgatttgtcttgcttaaaagtttgtaagttttcgtgttttattaaaaaagttgtcagttgaagtattcttaaaaaattaaaaactaccaacaatattttccataatttattataataaaatagtacgatttcgaaatctatttttattaacgagatttttagtcgttaagcaatttttaccaattttaatagcatttgggtactattttttgtaaaatttattcttttttatgaaaaaactgacagttgcaataaattaactgaatgtcgaaaacaatattttctgtgagataaaataagtaagccaatattttaaattttttaaaagatatttgagtcgaaaattaattttatacgaAATtgtttcttaggtttttattttttgtaattcttttacaaaaatgtacaatttgatttttctcaaattttgtccGAATGTAGACAACAATATtccttatgaaataaaattagttttaagccaatatctgatagttttgaaaacatatttgagtcgaaaatcaattttatgcaaacttttagtttttattttttggaaaaaactgttcattcgatttttcttaaaagtttttcgaatgttgaaaacaatattttttaaaagaaaaaaattgttttaggtcAATatctcaattttcttaaaacatatttgagtatttgagtcgagaatcaattttcaccaacttttgttaattttcttaaggttttcaattgtttgttaaaaactgtccattcggtttttctcataattttaccagattttaaaaacgttattctttattgcgaacaattattttggaaataaaatcattttttgttcgtaatatTTTCGAAgtgatttttttctgtttttttttttgatttgtaagaaaacgttaattggaatttttttccaaaaatatatttgtttggtatcacattataATCtggtacccgtgacatgatgtttagtgcgttggactgtcatgccagaggcgttgggttcgatccctgcctgtgccacctaaagttttaattcacgggtactgcctcttgcgaggaattgacaaattctcctagattaatttttgtaatgaaaaagtgctatctcaaattaatcgttcggattcggcacataaactgtaggttccaTTAATCCCTGcaaatactcgcacacaggattggttgagagttgtaagtcaataggccctggttctctacggactgttgcgcaacgTAAGaaggtacgtacacacgcacgcacagacatctatccaaaaaaatttatttcgactataggtACCTTGAAATGTTGAGAAatatctaaattttcaatttgacaaatgggaccaattacaataacttcctatgggaagttaaaaacctaaaaaaacttgctttcgactcaaatgtcttttcatacattttaaatattggccttaaacttattttatctcacagaaagtattgtttttgacattcaataatttgtatgcaaaatattgttattagttTTAATATGACTTAGAattattcaactgacaactttcttaacaaaacactaaaaccggcaaacttttaagcaagacaaatcgacagacgggatgggaagttatcagtgtgggtcgccctctattttaaattgctatattaaaaaaaacaaccacttaatttttttgagacttatttctgcatttttatctgtaaaacaaaatttattttaagtcgatatctctactggttcttgagctatagacgacgaaataAGCTTCCCGAACTTACGGACGTctccctaaaaatcttttatttatattctaagACTTTGAAATGTCGAGTAATGTTAAAATTTCCAattctaaaaatcaaaaatctggCCGaattcaataacttcctatgagaaggtAATGTAAAAAAGTACAATTCAGTTCATCGAACTGATCGGACTTTCCTTCTGTTCGTAAATATTACAAAGCCAAAATTCATAAGCGGAAAAGATCTCCCTCTTGTGTTGAAGACATTCGCTTGTCTCTCAACAATagcaaaaatcgaaaaatgggTCCGGATGACCTAAGGTTCGGGCGTTTCACACCCTTACAATGTCTCCCTGATACCCAAAATGATAATAACATTGAATGTGACGAAGTTATAGTTActccacaaataaaaaaattaaaaattccatcTATTTGCGTACTGCAAAAAACTTGTGAAAATGTACATTCCTTATTAAATGAAATCCAAGTTATTGATTACTTTGTTAAGAAAATGTCAATTGGCATTAAAATAATGTGCAACAATATTGAAGATCACCAAAAAGTGTGTGtatcattaaaatcaaaatcttgGCAATTTTTTACTCATGACCTTCCTTCAGCGAGGTCATAATAATTTGCTTGACATCTTATATGTAGTGTTTCTTGAAACTGGCTCAACAAGACTcgtagatttaaaaaagaacattaaatctgtttttaaaacaCAAGTAAAATGGGACTTCAGTCGACAGCCAAAACATAGATTTACGCAATGTCACAACTGCCAAATGTTTGGCCACGGTGAGAAGAATTGCTTTATCAAAACTCATTGCGCGATTTGTTCTGAAAATCACGAAACTGGTAAGTGCAAGTCAATAAACATAAAATGTGCAAATTGTAATGCAACGCACAAATCGACCGACCCGTCTTGCATGAGCCGCAAGAGCTTTCTGgatatgaaagaaaaattatcttCGAGAAGCAAACGTCAAATGCATACAGTTGAGAAAGTGCATCAATCGTTTTTACCAAACGAAATGGACTTCCCTCCACTCCCGACAAATAGAAGAGTTCCAGCAATATCAAAGCCTATTTCTGTACCCGTCTCTCATACGTGGGCAAACAACACAAAGACTGGTGGCAACAGCTCGAGTGATCTGTTTTCCTTAGAAGAGATAAACCAACTTACGGCAGAGATGATAACACTGTTAAGCAATTGTAATACAAAAGCAGAACAATTTAATACTATTGCACAATTagcaattaaatatttatataaacaaacaccATGAATCATGCATCCATGAATATAATATGTTGGAATGCTCAAAGCATTCGATATAAAACAATAGAATTTGTTGCCTTTCTCAGAAGGCATAATGTAGATGTAGGCCTAGTTTCCGAAACTTGGCTCTCTCCTAACGAGAGATTAGGTTTAGGTAATCATGATTATATTTGTTATCGTTTAGATAGAAAAGAGCGTATGGGAGGCGGTGTTGCCGTCTTTGTGAAAAAAACAATTCGTCACGAACTTATTCctattttaaatactaaaattattgaaaatattgggaTAAAAATACCTTTTTCAAATGGTTCAGCTTTAAACattatttctgtttattttcCGGGTGGTGCAACTTCAAACGAAAAACGTTTCAACTTTAACAATGATCTTAGGAAGGTTATTAGTTCAAATGAGTTATTTTTAGTTGGTGGAGATTTCAATTGCAGAAATCAGAGATGGGGCTGTACTAGAGCCAATGCGTGGGGCAATATACTTGAAAATATAAACTCAAGGTATTCGTTCAATGTACTTTATCCACCCGAGCCAACATATTATCCTAGTAATAGTAGGGCAAACCCATCTACTTTGGATATTTTCCTAACAAACATCCCAAATCTGTTTACTCAACCCGTTGTTATAAAAGAACTAGGCTCAAACCATTTACCAGTTTTAATCCGTACTCTGGTTTCACCTTTACaacaaagaaattattatttagatCTGAAAAATGCAAATTGGTCTATATATAAAAGAGAAATGCGATCAAGGTTAAGAATAATGAATAACATTCATTTGGATGAACTTAATGTTCAACAGATAGATAGggatgtttcaaattttacaactGCTATACTCGAAAGCGCTAATAAagcaattccaaaaaaacaagTACGATGTGATACAGGTAATAACCTACCTTCAAACATTGTCCAAATTATCAAGATTCGTAACATCAATCGTAGAAGGTTGATAAGAACTAGAGATCCGTATTATATCTCGCAGATTAAGTTTCTCAACTCGTTGATTAAAGATCAAATTCTCGCTTTCAGAAACAGAACTTGGAatcaaaaacttcaaagtttaaaaactggAAGTAAGCCATTTTggaacattataaaaataataaaaaataaaaattcatttgttCCTGctttaaaaataggaaatacAATTGCTCTgtctaattttgaaaaaggaaacGCACTTGCACAAAGTTTTTCTAACAATCATTCAGACAATAGAACCACAAATAACATTAATGAGACTTTAGTAAATAATTCCATTAATTCTTTAGATCTTTCAGATGTTGACTCTCCAGATGATGTGGTCTCTTTAGATGATATTAAAACTATTATCTCGTCTCTTAGAAACAGAAAAACAGCAGGTTTTGACAATCTTAAGAATTTGTATCTTAAGAATCTTCCAGCAGCAGGAATTAAATACATTCAGTACTTATTTAACTCctgttttaagttaaattattttccgGTTAGTTGGAAATTAGCTAAAATTATTCCACTCTTAAAACCAGGCAAATCTGCAGATATGCCTTGCAATTACAGACCGATCAGTTTACTTAGCTCATTAAGTAAATGTTTTGaacaagtaattaaaaaaaaaataacaacacatGTTGAGAGATACGATATACTTCCACTAGAACAGTTTGGATTTCGCGCCTTCCACAATTCAGTTCACCAAGTACATAGAATAACCAAtcatattaagaaaaatttcaatgaagGAAAAAGCACAGGTACGGTGTTCCTTGACATTGAAAAGGCGTTTGACACCGTTTGGCACGACGCTTTGCTACATAAGCTTTTGATTCTAAACTTTCCAAAGTATCTCATAAAGATTGTACAATCATTTTTGAGAAACAGGACATTTAGAGTTACTGTAAACAATAACCTTTCTGATGCTTTTGATGTAAGTGCAGGTGTACCTCAAGGCTCTGTGCTTGGTCCAATCTTATACAATATTTTCACTTATGATTTCCCCTCCTTCCCAAACTgtgaaaaagcaatttttgcCGATGATACCTGTATCTTTTCTTCTGATTCAGTTGGCTTCTTCATAGAAGCTAACTTGCAATCTGCATTATATGAAATACAAAGCTACTGCCAtgcttggaaaataaaaataaatgcttcaaaaactcaggCTGTCTTTTTCacttgaaaaagaaaagcctgtttTTTGCCAAGTAATAACCTAGTTATTTGCGGAATGAGTACAGGTTGGCAAACAAGTGCAAAATATCTTGGGGTATACCTCGATAAAACCCTTACTTTTGGCTTACATGTACAAGAAATagtgaaaaaagttaatatcacaataaaagttttataccCTTTCATCAACCGTAAATCTAAATTGAGCATGAGAAATAAGTTGTTGATATACAAAGTTGTATTTCAAGCAATAATATTTTACGGTTCTCCAGCATGGGGCAGATGTGCTATAAGTCACGTTCGTAGGTTacaaatcattcaaaataaagtcTTGAAATTGATGTTGAATCTTCCGAGACATTTTTCGACAGAAGTACTGCACCAAATTTGTAATATTGAACTTATATCGTTAAGACTTTCAAGGCTTTATGAGAGATATAACATAGCATGCAATTCTTCCGACAATGAATTGATAGCAAACCTGGCtagttaataaatatatatgtatgtaaaaaaaaaataatgtacgtatacatatatatatatattacatattaatatttatttgtaatttgataattatttgtttatttatttatttatatatttatttaaaaaaatgtgtagtaTTCAAACTCTTCCAGTATttgttaatttgtaaaattattatttattcttgtttatttattacttatttatttaattaatttgttttaatttgtttttaaagttatttatttgtttcactATTCGTTTAGTTAATgttcaatgtttaaaaacttattatttatttatttatgacttatatttagttatttatttgttatttatttatttatttatttatttatttattt
It encodes:
- the LOC129938690 gene encoding UDP-glycosyltransferase UGT5-like, whose amino-acid sequence is MTFIKILTSILLLATIIGCGNAYNILGVFPTMARSHFFVGSALMKGLAEKGHDVTVVSPFPAKKPIKNYHDVVTPNILELWKARADNIINLRDQSIIQGFLGIFDMGILITNSTLGESSLKQLMASGKKFDVVVCEVFVSEALFGLAEHFNAPLIGLSTFGATQWNTDLVGSPSPPSYVPNPFLPLTHRMSLLGRISNLAVNTIETVFFHTLYMPRQRELFNRYFPKSKMGLDQIRKNTALVLLNAHVSLGFPRPYMPNMIEVGGMHIDRKQKPLPAEMKKFLDSAKDGAIYFSMGSNLKSALLPAEKRDAILKTFKSLKQKVMWKFEDQNLPGKSDNVFISDWFPQQDILAHPNVKLFITHGGLLSTTESIFLSKPFIGVPMFGDQYLNMARAETGGYGIMVDYNDLTQETFTAAINKMLNDKSYEQRAKDISEKYRDQPLEPLALATYWVEYVARHKGAPHLRSAGQDLNFIQYHNLDAIVILFGGLTLVLVALLTILFKLIALFLAPRKKTVKRKRN